One window from the genome of Mauremys mutica isolate MM-2020 ecotype Southern chromosome 4, ASM2049712v1, whole genome shotgun sequence encodes:
- the GREM1 gene encoding gremlin-1, with product MVRTVYAVGGLLLLAGLLLPTAEGRKKNRGSQGAIPPPDKDQPNDSEQTQTKQQPGSRHRDRGTGTPMPAEEVLESSQEALHVTERKYLKRDWCKTQPLKQTIHEEGCNSHTIINRFCYGQCNSFYIPRHVRKEEGSFQSCSFCKPKKFTTMTVTLNCPELQPPRKKKRITRVKECRCISIDLD from the coding sequence ATGGTCCGCACAGTGTATGCTGTTGGTGGTCTGCTTCTTCTAGCTGGACTCCTGTTACCCACAGCAGAAGGGAGAAAGAAGAACCGTGGGTCTCAGGGAGCCATCCCTCCTCCTGACAAGGATCAGCCCAATGATTCAGAGCAGACACAGACAAAGCAGCAGCCAGGTTCAAGGCACCGAGACCGGGGAACTGGCACACCAATGCCCGCCGAAGAGGTGCTGGAGTCTAGCCAGGAAGCATTACACGTCACTGAACGCAAGTATCTTAAGCGGGATTGGTGTAAAACTCAGCCCCTCAAACAAACCATTCATGAAGAAGGCTGCAATAGTCATACTATTATCAACAGATTCTGCTATGGCCAGTGCAATTCTTTCTACATCCCAAGGCACGTCCGCAAAGAGGAAGGCTCTTTTCAGTCCTGTTCCTTCTGCAAACCTAAGAAGTTCACCACTATGACAGTTACACTCAATTGCCCTGAACTTCAGCCCCCTAGAAAGAAGAAGAGGATCACGCGAGTCAAGGAATGTCGGTGTATATCCATAGATTTGGACTAG